The Dysidea avara chromosome 11, odDysAvar1.4, whole genome shotgun sequence genome includes the window GTACCTCTCTGTGGTGATGGCTGCCTGGGTAGGGATTTCCCCATTGGTCTTACAATATTGccctgttgttgctgctgctgttgtagttgttgctgctgttgttgctgctgctgctgttgtagtagttgttgttgctgctgctgctgttgtagtagttgttgttgctgctgctgctgctgttgacCATGTTGCAGGCTTCTGGGAGTGTGGCTAGTCCTTGGTGAAGGTGATTTAATCATACCACCACGAGGTGGAGATATTTGTGGGGATATTCTGGTACCACCAGGAGGTCTCAGTGATGTTGAGGGTTCATGTAGTGAATGTCGTGACATTATTGGACTTGCCTTTGGTGATACTGACTTTAATGATGACGGCTGTTGTAGTTGTCTGTGCTGTTGCTGTGGCGATGAGCTCACATGACCTGGCTGGATTACTCTCCGAGGGAACACTGGACTTTTCTTCAAGTTAGCCACAGTAATGTGTGATAATACTTCTTTATGattctcttgcacaccataaTCAGGACTGGGGCTCTGACTTGGTCCTTTCTGTGCATACTCAAGAGGAGGTGTGGCTCTTTTCTGCAAACTATCATCAGGGGGTGTAGCTTCTTTTTCCTCCACCTCCTCTTGTTGTGTGTTCTCAACAGATGATGTCACTCTGCCAGGCGGAATGATTGCTCTTATTGGCATGTTCCGTGGTTTCAATGCCGGACTGCTGTTGGACACTGGAGGAGAAGCTCTCACTTCTGTTGAAGTGTTCAAAGCATATGTCTTCATCAGTGACTCAACCACTACTGGCTGCAGCTGATGTTGGTGCTGCTGAGATCCATCATCTGTAAGAATGATAGAAATGAAGATTTGAGTACTAGGTAAATACTAGCAACCATGCCATACCACACTGTATGTACGTACAATGTATTGTTATGGATGATTTACTGTATCCATACAAATGTTCTCAAGATCCCAATCCAACTAATGAATCTACAATATGCATAGCCTGGCTGCCTGGTTCATTTTAGTGTTGACAACATTGATGGGCTGTTAAAAAATTCTATGATCTTAACGAGTGTTCAATTATTAACTAACTACCCAaatagtaatgaaacaagctattaagggagatcacctacacTGGCAGacaatactagtggacatttaatccctacatcCATGACCATGGTAGACTGAAAACTAATTCTTTCACTTCTTTGTTGATATGTTTCAATggactatgatccctaattgacttaaaattccaattttttccttgtacttgtaactatatagtacagtatattaaaGAGCTAGCATAtgtacacacgtacatacacgAAATACATTTAGCAACACCAATAGACTATGTAATATGGGAATTAATGAACTATAACTGTTAACATACCATGAAGTCAAACCATGCATTAAATATTTAATTTCGGTAATACATCCTTGAGGTAGCTTAACCTTTATCAAAACAAATTGATGGTCAGTAAGAAACAGATCATAAAGACAGGCAACACGTAGGATTTCAAATTTACTAATACTCAATTCAAGCACAACTGTCTTGCCTTTTGGTTCATCTCCGATTTCCTTGGTAGGACTTGAGGCCAATTCTGTTCTATCTAAGGAACGTCGCTTAGTACGAACCTGCTCAAGGTACTCTGGAATACAAGACACAACGACTTAACCATCGGCTTACAAAGACAATATTAGACATACTTTGTGCAGTCTTGTTGGATAATGATTGTACTCTTCTGAGATTAACTTGATTAACTTTTGGTGAACTGTCTGGTGAAAGGAGATCTGAAATTCCAAAAGCAAATGCCATTACAATTAGACTGACACATGATACTAAACACACAGCATACCACTACATTACAATAACAAAACAATAGTTAACAGTGTTAGATCAGTAATTAATACTTGATTGTTTTGGAGATGATGAGCTCAGCTCTAGATCCATTGCATAGCACAGCAGCTGTTTCTTCACCTCATCCAAGCCTGGCATCTCGGAATATCTTTTATTCTCACTTTCTCCTGTTTTTAACCATTGACTGGGAGTGAGGCTTTTATCCTGAGGAGTGGGTGGTCTTACAGGGGACACATACAACCTGAAATAAGTTGATGTTAACATTCTAGCCATTCATAAAATACCATTCATCTTCGTTTTcattttcttctacttcattcAAGTTGATAATTTCTTCGGCGTCATCTGATTTAGTATTCGGTGCGACTGGTGCTGATTCGATGGTCACTGTTGGGGCTTTATTTTGTCCACCCACTTGGTTTAACAGTTTTTTGTTTTCTGACTGTAGTCGCTGAACCATTTCTTCTAATTCCTTTAACCTGCTTCTTCTCTGCTGTTCTTCTCTTTCTAGTTCCAGCTTCATCGTTTCGTCCATGTTTGCGTATCCGTATATTCTAAGTAATACCCACCATTCCATCTAATGCCCACTCTTTCCTGACGAAATTTGATGGCAGTTCCACAACGGGTAAATACAGACCAGTTAGTAAAGAACATAGAGGCATCACAGATAGGACAGAGAGTGACTTTGTTAGGTCCGTATGGAAGAAAACCAGGTGAGTGGTACCTCAAAAGTcatgtactctaataaattcgaTATGCTTATTGTTTTGTAGTGGTATACTGCGACTACACAGCGTCTGCAAAGTAAAGGATTGTTTGTGTAAACATAACTGTACCACAGTAGCCATTCTGTTTGCTCTAACTTGACACACAACACTGTATTTGTTTTAGGCCATTGAGTTTCATTGAAGATTACTTGAGGGAAGCAGTGCTCCCTTATTATGCTAACACTCACACAACAACTTCCTTCACAGCTGCTCAGACAACTAGCTTTAGAGAGGAGGCCAGGTATGTATGAATCGTATAATAGGTAATTTGACAGCTGGTAATTATAATTTCACAAAGGGGAACAGCCTAGTAGACTAGTATCATCAAATTAAGTGTTTCTTGAATGGCCAAATAATTTTTTGGACATGATTTCACAAAGCATAGACCCGTGGACCAGGACAcgtgatagtgtgtcatgtggacAAGTGCAGGCAGTGCAAGCGCACAacacaagtgtgtattttacaggagaCAAGAAAACACCATTGCATCCATAGCTCGATAGTACCTTAACCACTTTTGCTGTGGAACTCCCTCTGAGTAGTGTACCTCCTATTTCAAATTTGAGTCAAGCTATCAgtgagatatgtgccttcaaagttcatcttatttcctttgtatttttcttcttacaTATTTTTTTCCTTTTTGGCACACTTTGAAAAAATCGCAATAACGCACACAAGCTGTAgtcaatttatttcaaattttggGGCAGTAAgagcacatttacagtccaatttttgtgtagatcagattaaaaacaagaaagttATGCGCAATGTTTAAAAAATGCAAAAGAAACTTGTCACGTCTATAGGGTAATCTGCCTGATGGAATAatttgaaaatcagtctgtacatgaaTAACTATCATAATGAAAATTAACCATATTATAGTTTgaaagtattagctaaggagatacaAAGCAAAGACCAAACATATGAGAAAAAAAaagtgatcgagatactctaatagagcagtcgccgAGAAGTAAAGATGTGCATTGAAAACATTCGAAATTTTTTGTCTAGGGTTTGAACAAGGGACTTCCACACTTACATTTCCAAACCCTTTACTACTTCACCACTGGAGTAAGTTGTATAACCTCATAGATCTATCAGTGAAGCTTCTAGagtgttctagaacattctatgtgcatTGTATTAGAAGTGCTCTGAAAAATGCGTGCTCTAAAAATATTAACAAAATAATTAAGTCAAATAAAATAGGCTATATAAACATATATACATAACAATTGATGACTCTGTACTCTAGATCAGCACTGAATAGTGAGATTTGTTGTCGTGCCTTCCAGCTAAACCACTTATGCAAACTAGTCAAACTTTCTTGCACATGTCAGTAAACTATCCAGGTACTAACCTTCAGTAATGTAATGGACAGTATCAATGAGTTATAGACATGCATACATAGTGTATATGTAAGCTGTGTAACAAGCTTTTGAGATATGCATGTACAATAGAGCAATACAATTATTCAACAAATAATATGAAGTTAatacaaaataaaatttcaaaatagtAAAATGCCACTTAGAATCTGGTTCTTCTGTTTCCTGTAGAAAAAGACAAAAGCCAATACAAAAGATGTGATATACTGTAATGATATCATAGTATCAATTAATTTGTAATGTGACAAATTAATTGACATCATGACATCATTATAggcatttcttggctaccacctttgatatcacatctttttcacactAGCCTATTTTTGAAACCTttctcacagcttggctgttttggattagataaatatgtgactgtGATAGTATTATCAGTTGTATAGATGACTATGTGTATTGTCACAAGACAATCTAGGTGTACATGTGGTCAAGTACGTGTCCTGAACATATTCAGTTTATTTAAAAGAGCATGTGTGTACACCATGCACACTAACttgtttgaaatattttcaatgtGTGGGTATTGAGTAGTGATTTTAGTTAGCTTTTTGTGAACATACAGTGTTGTGGGCAGGGCATTACCATTATTCACTACTTAGCAGGCAATAATTAAACTGTTTTGGTTTTAAAATGTAATCTGCAGAAATGAAATCATTTTTTTTTAGACTAATCATAGCAGGTAATGGGCTCAACAACTTATTTATAGGTCAATCAAAATGTAGCATGCTTGATATACATTCGTCAGATGTAACTTCTGACAATGAAATATATAGTTAAATTAGAGCACGAACTTTGCATGAACTTGTAATATAGTTTATGTATGCTTAGTAAATGTTTGTGTGTTCGTAACATGTTACACACCATACACATGTGGTGTTGACGGACATGCTCTGTATCACCAGGTTGATCATCCGTAATGCTGTGAATGCATCAGAACATGATAGTGTGATATTCTGTGGTAGTGGTACCACTGGAGCTGTGGAGAGGCTCATACACATCCTGGATCATCCTAAGAACTTGGTGAgtgcctgactgctctattagagtattttgtcagtGTTCATATTTATAACATCTTTATGTGTGAGTATCTGATGTATAGCTAGAGAGAACAATGCAATAAAAATGTGGTTTGTAATTCATAAATTTTCTATTGATGTGCAATGCATCTGTGAAAGCTAATGGGTTTTTTACtttacatttttaaaaattattataatcCTGGCTCATTGCTTACACTTATTCCTTAGtgcagggttctgcccagaaattcctgagtggtggcctaaagttatGATAtggtgtgtgttatattagggcATATTGCACATGTATCAGTGATATATataagaattgtactggtcggtttttagaggtactgccgaccagtgtgggcagaaccctgctATTAGTGAATCTATTTCTTTCCCCTAAATATGCTTGGTTCTTTAAAAAATGTCCTTCAAAAGTCCCTAATGAAACATGAAAAGTTATGCTGTTTAAGTACTGGCTAAATGCAGAGGAAATCGTGGATCCCAGGTTGTGTAGCTTCTCAAgcacttgcctagactgtaAGTTGTCTGTGTGTGGATCAAGTGTCCACCTGCGTTGGGAGATTTTCTGTTTTCAACAGTTGTAGTATTAAGTTTCTTACTGCCTGCTACACAGGCTTCCAACAACCTTCtttacaggtccctagtgggatagtgactaaATAAATGCTGTGTATTTGTGAGTATGTGCCACATTTTTAACAGGAATAATATACATACCGTATTTTACTGGTTAATAGCCGCGGCTCACATAATAGTCGTCCCCGAATAGTAGCTGCTGTGCAACCTTGAATTATTGTCCTATGAGCCGCCCTTGGATAAGAACcacggcttgtatctgagtGTGCTGAAGCAAGTATTGAAGACACATGTAACTAAGAAAaagagttgttttaagccaggaaatagcATTTCTGAGAGGAGCTAAGTGGATTACAGTGTTAAAGGATGAGGCTGCTacacaagcccatagtagccTCCCTCGGATAGTACTGCATTGTTTTCCTAGTAACCACGGCTATTAACCGGTAAAAATACAGTAATCAATAGCTATCCAAAGTGCACCTCTTCTCCTAGAGTTAGaaaaaaagtgttcagataattgaattTATGcacaaattactctaatagaacacacacattTACTCCAATACAAGGCACACTAGTGACAAAATGCTCTAATTGAGTAGTCACTTTTGGAGTGCATGTAGAACTGTCATGATTGTTCTGTTTCATAGAAGTTGCTTACTTTTATATTTGCAACAATCCTTCAGTTTTCTTACAATCTGGCTGGACCAGAATAAAGGCTTCCTCTTCTCTGTAATCACAGCCTGCTCTGGAGTACACACTCTGCAACTCACTGTTGCTTTTTTCATTAATAAATCTCTCTCTTAAGGTGGTGTTTGCTGGCCCCTTTGAGCACCATTCCAACTTACTGCCATGGAGAGAACTTGGTGCAAAGGTTAGAAGCAATTTTCGTTAAAATTTTCTGGATACATTTGTATATTGTTCAGATGGTCTCCATAGCTGAAGACTCCAGTGGCCAAGTAGATCTGAAATATTTGGAAGACAGCTTGAAAGTATGTCACTATTAGC containing:
- the LOC136238313 gene encoding probable basic-leucine zipper transcription factor R; this translates as MEWWVLLRIYGYANMDETMKLELEREEQQRRSRLKELEEMVQRLQSENKKLLNQVGGQNKAPTVTIESAPVAPNTKSDDAEEIINLNEVEENENEDEWLYVSPVRPPTPQDKSLTPSQWLKTGESENKRYSEMPGLDEVKKQLLCYAMDLELSSSSPKQSNLLSPDSSPKVNQVNLRRVQSLSNKTAQKYLEQVRTKRRSLDRTELASSPTKEIGDEPKDDGSQQHQHQLQPVVVESLMKTYALNTSTEVRASPPVSNSSPALKPRNMPIRAIIPPGRVTSSVENTQQEEVEEKEATPPDDSLQKRATPPLEYAQKGPSQSPSPDYGVQENHKEVLSHITVANLKKSPVFPRRVIQPGHVSSSPQQQHRQLQQPSSLKSVSPKASPIMSRHSLHEPSTSLRPPGGTRISPQISPPRGGMIKSPSPRTSHTPRSLQHGQQQQQQQQQLLQQQQQQQQLLQQQQQQQQQQQLQQQQQQQGNIVRPMGKSLPRQPSPQRGTHPSRGGLQYQQQRPATNRMTAMSRGIPPQKNTSEEDSSWMEGCF